The region AGAAAAATATTATTAGTACGCTAAATGGAATATCAACATTAAGATATACCAGAAAAGCATCAAATAGAGAAACTCCTAAAAGTAGCACTCCTAAAATAAATAATAATTTATTGCTCATTTGTTAGATCCTTTCAACATAAAATTTCTAGCTTTAATAAATTGATAAAATACTTCTTTCTATCTTTTATAGAAGGACTTTCTTCCAAGTTTTCAAAGTTTTTGTACAATAATTTTACTATTTCAAAGATAATCACAAATCAAAATTGAGTAGTTTCCTTCAAATTATTATATTTTCTTAAAATTTGTATTAACAATTTAGATATAGTCCCTTACCATTTCCTTTAAAGATGATAATTTTTTGTTTCTCTTATGTAGAGAGTGAACAAGTATTCTTAAATTAAATTAAGTCTACCCACAGCAATAAAAATAATGATTTTAAAATTCTTTAAAGCTTTAAATCCAAAAGTTCTTTTCCTAAAACCTCTAAGTTTATAATTTATACCTGCGATTTTAGCAGTAGTAATATTTGTTTTTATGTCTAAAAAGATAATGTCTATATGATTTAAAATAGTTTTAGATGCTTTAGTCATTTCTGGTATGTTTGATTTCATTACCTTGTTGTAGTAACATTTGAAAAACTTTGCTGCATAAGACGTCTTTTGTAATCAAATATCTTTTTAAATTTAAGCAACATACCATATAATTTTACTGTTTCAAGATTTTGGTATCCCATCAATTCATCTAATCTTCTCTTCTCTTTTTATTTAGATTCTTTAGGCTTTTCAAGAATAAATATTCAGTTCTTTTAAGTTCGGGATAAAGTTTGTTTTCTTTTTTTCTGACTTTGTCAAGTTGTTTATTCCACTCTTTAATCACATGGAATTTATCGAATATTATCTTTACTTTGGGGAACTCTTTCTTTGCCGCAGCTTAAAGGGTACTGACATATTCGTACATATGAATTTTATATCTTTTGGATCACCTTTTTCTGGATGTATCTTTCTTTGAATAGTGTAGAGAAAGGTATTTGCATCTTTTCCGCCAGCTATGTACATAAACTTTTCTCTTTCTACATCCAAGAATTGGTAAGATAAACATGATGCTTTTTCCTTATTATTTCATCAACATAGAGTATTTTTATTGGTTCTTTTGAGGAATCTTGTTTTTGTATTTCTTGTGAAATGTAGTAATCTAATATCATCCTATTCTATTTTGAGGTATATGATATTTTTCAGATATCTCAGAAAAAGTCATGTGATTATATAATTTAAGCATAAATGCTTCAAATAACATTGAGAATCTAAACCCTTTTCGAGCTCAAGAAATTTCCACAATTTTTGTTCCATTATCCGTTTTTATCCTTATCGCTCTAGCGGGTTTGTAAGTTTCATAATCACCCCTTGTAAGAATTGGAAAAAAATAAAGCGAATATATAAAACTAACTTAAAAAATCGTACAAATAGTCAGCTGCTTTTTTCATGTTGTGTTTTAACATTACTTCTTTTTTTAACTTTAACAAATTCTCTGCCTGTATAATTATTTCATCGTTAATAATTTTTTCTAAACATCTAGATAGTTCATCTTTATTATTTATTAAAAATGAGTCATTCTCATTCAAAATTAGTTTTGTGTTTCCCACGTTGGTACTAACAATAATATTTTCAAAGTTTATAGCTTCTAAAAGGGATTGAGAAGGATAATTATCATATTTTTGCAAAGAAACAAATACTTTAGATTTAGATAATAATTCTTCGTTATTTAAAGAATATCTCATTAACACTATGTCTTCTAAGTTATTTTTATGAATATACTTTTTTATTTTATTTTCTAATTTTCCACCTCCAACAATATACACTTTCCAATTTTTATTGATTAACGTTTCTTTTATTTCATTAATTGCTTCTAGTAACATTAAAGGCTGTTTTTCCTCAATTAATTGTCCTAAAAATACTATATAATTTTCTTTATTTTCTAAATGGTTCAAACTATCATAATTGGTAAAACTATTTGGGGTGACATTAGATTTATTTAATATATTTCTATTGTTCCAGTATATCTCAAAATAATCATATAACCAATCAATTTTCAAAGATTTTTTTATTAAAACATTGTACATCAAACGATTTAAAATAGAATGATTAAATTTTCTCTGCGCTACTTCGCAAGAAGTTACTGACAAATATAAATTGATCTTTTTCTTTATTAAGTAAAGATATAAGAAAAAACTACTTCTGTTAGGAGAAATAATATGGACATTTTTTATATTATCTATATTACTTTCAAAAAAATCTATAAAATAGTACCAATCTATGTATTTGTTTTTTTGTTTTATAAAGTGACACTCAATATTAGAATTATTTTTATCAATAAAATTATAAATAATATTTTCATTTTCTTTATTAGTAACTATATTTATTTTTATATTTTCATGTTCTTTTGAAATGTAATTATAAAGTCTTAAAAATCTTCTTTCAGCACCACCTCCTTTTTCAAAATTTCTTTTATAAAAAAGGACATATATTTCCTTCATCAAAGTTCCTCCTCGTATAATAGTAATAGTCACTTTAGAAATTCTAAAACGAACAATTTAACGTATGTTTAATCCTTCCTGTTGTTGACATTTACCTCCTTACGATATAATCTCTTTGGTATTATTAATTCACTAAATCGTAATGAGGTTTTACAAATGTCTTACTACTCTAATGCTTCTCAACTTTATTTCGATTTCGTTTATGATCAATATCTTAATGTACATTCTGAATCTAAATATCTTCTTGATTTAATCAATGTTATCGATTGGTCTGTTGTTCCTAATTTTAACCATAAGCGTGGTAAACTAGGTTATTCTAATCAGTCTATCCTTATTTTGTTCGTATAAAAGGTTAAATAGTTTAATACTAGAGAATTGATTTATTTCCTTAGAACTAATCCTCAATTCGCTCAAGCTATTGGATTTGATCCTATCAATAACTTTGTTCCTTCTGAGGCTACTTTCTCTGTCTTTAAAAAGAAATTTGATACTTCTTTTTTGTTTGAGATTATTGCTCACTCTATTCAAAAGGGTATTGATGAGGGCATTTTCGATCCTAATAATCTGTGTATCGATTCTTATCCTATCTCTTTTCGTTCTTTCTTTAACAACAAAAAGAGTCATGGTAAATTCATGAATCAAAAAGAGTATTATTCTCGTCCTATCCAAGCTAACTTTGGCGTTAAACCTGTTTCTAACTCTAAACCTGTTTACGATAAAAACGGTAATCAAAAGCAATCTATTTCTTATTTCGGTTTTAAAGCTCATACGCTTTTATGATTTTTAATTGTTTCTCAAAACGAGTTGTTAGACTGATATCATCGGAATCCATTCGGGCTATTACATCTTCCAAAATGTTAATAACAAATTCTTAAGGTTCCTTCAAATCAAAAGTTTTTTCTGAAACTAGTGTTTTTATTGAGTAGAATTATTCTTATGCCTATTGTTTTTTCAAGGAAAAAATCATTCTTTTTTTTCTCTTAAAAACTTTTTGTAAACAAACAATCTAAAATTTTCAGGTACAATACGAAAAGAAAATCTGATGGATAAGGAGGTAAAATATTGAAAATGATTCAAAAATTCAATCTCTAGCAATTTTTTAAAGAAAGCTTTTTCATCTTTGAAATATTCTAATCCACCTCTTCTTTTTATCGTTTCTTTACCAGTTCTAAATTTTAGCAAAGGTTCTTGAATATTATAAAATCTGTATCCTTTTTTTAACATCCTCACCCATAAATAATAATCTTCAAAACCATTTATTTTTTGATAATTTCCGCTTTCTAAAACAGCTTTCTTGTTAAACATAACAGAAGGATGATTTATGGGATTTCTTAACTTTGCATACTTCAAAATATTAGAATGATTTTCTGGGACCTTTTTGAACCCAACAATATTGTCTTCATTAGTTTCAAATTCTAAAATATTTGTACCGACAACGTCATATTTGTTAGAAACAAAAAATCTATATTGTTTTTCAAATCTCTCAGGGAGAGATATATCATCTGCATCCATCCTCGCTACTATATCATAAGAAGTTGCCTCAAGGCCAATATTTAATGCATCACCTAAACCTTTGTTTTCATTCAAAACAACAGATTTAATAATATTAGGATATTCGTTTTTATATTTGTCGAGTATATTTATTAAATCTATTGTAATAGGGCCATCTTCTATAATAACAATTTCTTTAGGTTTTAATGTTTGTTCCACAAGAATACTTCTTAATGCTCTATCTAAATATTCAGCTTTTTCTTTTATATAAATTGACATCAAAACTGAAAAATCGCCCTGCATTCACACCGCTCCTCTTCTCCATATTACTGCTTCTATGGTTTTGATTATAATATTTAAGTCAAGGAATATGTCTCTATTTTTGACATAGTAAAGATCGTAGCTTAGTTTCATTTTTGTTTCTTCTAAAGAAGCTGAGTACTTATACATAATTTGTGCCCAGCCTGTTAATCCTGGTTTTAATTTGTGTCTTGCCCAGTAAAAAGGGATAAGTCCATTGTATTCTTCAACCAATGGGATCTGTTCTGGCCTTGGTCCTACAAAAGACATTTTACCTATTAAAATATCATAAAATTGTAATATTTCGTCAAGTCTTATAGGCCTCATTATTTTTCCTATTTTGAGAATTCTGTCTTGTTCATCAGTTGCAAACTTTGCTTCGTTTTGATCGGTTTTGTTTTTCATGCTTCTAAATTTATGCATCGTGAATTTTTCTCCATTTAAGCCTACTCTTTGCTGTTTATAAACAACAGGCTTTCCATCTTCTAAGAGAATGAGAATTGAAAGAATTAGAATAATTGGAGATAGTATAACTAATGCAATAGTTGATATTGTTATATCAAGAAATCTTTTAGAAGGATGTTCTTTTATATTATTAAATATCACTTCATAATATTCTTTAAATTTTTGAGCTACTTCTATTGGTATGCGATTTAGGTATTTTTCTGCCATATTGGGTAGATATTCTATTTCCATGCCTTCTTCTTTGTAGTGTTGTATTTGTGGTTTTACATGTTTTTCTAGTTCTGGGTCTGTTATAACTATGCCGTGGATTATTTGTGATTTGGTTTGTTGCTTATTTTGTTTTATTATTTCATCAAGGGTTATTGGATCTGGGTTTATGTATTGGGTAAACACGATTTTGTTTAGTGTTTTTTCTGAGATTTCTTGCATTATGTGGCCTATTTCTTCTTTTCTTCCGATAACAAGGTAGTTTTTTATAGGCATGCTTTTTTCGTATATATTATATTCTATTTTGTGCAGTATTGGCAAGATTAATATCGTAAATAATAGGTTTGAAAGGAAAAAGTATCTGTTGAAGTATTTGTTGAGAAAGAAGTAAAGAATTAATATAAGTATGAAACTGATGAGAGTTCCAACAGTGGTTTTTATTAATGATTCTGTATAGCTTTTCATTGTTTGTGTTTCGTATACTCTGAAGGAGTAGATTCCAAGGTATATTATTAGTGATGAGATTATAGTAATTGGTAAGGGTAATTCTAAAAGAAAAGTGTTGAAAGAAAAGATAATTATTATGTCGAGAAATTGGAAAATTAATTTTTTCATTTTTTTCGAGGTACCCCCTAATAATTTATTAGCGCGGCTAAAGCCGCTAAAGAGGTGGGAGAAGGGCTCTGCCCTGGACCCATTATCAAATCAAAAATTTATTTATTGTATAACAGGAAACGTTTTACCTAAAAATTGTTTGTAAAAGCAGCTAAGGCCACTAAAGAGATGGGAGGAGGGCTCTGCCCTGGACCCATTATCAAATCAAAAATTTATTTATTGTATAACAGGAAACGTTTTATCTAAAAATCGTTTGTAAAAGCGGCTAAGGCTGCTAAAGAGATGGGAGGAGGGCTCTGCCCTGGACCCATTATCAAATCAAAAATTTATTTATTGTATAACAGGAAACGTTTTATCTAAAAATCATTTGTAAAAGCAGCTAAGGCTGCTAAATAGGTGAGAGAAGGGCTCTGTCCTGGACCCATTGGAGACGCACAAATTGGTCGTCTCTACATTCTTTGAAATTTAAGTTTCGATGGTTTTCTAATCGGAATACCAAAGATGTACAGGTTGTACATTTCTACAAGTACGAATGGAGTGCAAATTGCACATTGATTGTACAAATATTATAACACAACGATTATTAAAAGAGCATTAAATTTTTTTAAGGCGATACAGTTGAAATATTTAGTATATCGAAAGCTTTTTCGGTAATACGGGCATATTTACTGAATAGGGTTAAGTCTATTTCGTTTTGATCTTTTTTTAAATGGTTATTGGTTGCTAAAAAATTAACAAGATGATTTTCTAAATAATATTTTGCGTTTTTCGTGTCTAATCTTTCAAAATTCATTTCGAATAACACATTCATTTCTTTTAAACGTCTTACTACGTTTTTATTTTCGATCAGCCATTGGTATCTTTCTACATGTAGTAAAACGACGTCGTATCCGTCTAATTGTAAATTAAATATGCTATCAAATGCATACATCGGCAATGTGTCTATTGCAAACTCTACAAAGACAAATTTTTCATTGTATGGAATGAATTCAGTAGCTTTAGGAGTAACGTAGAACTGTGAAGCTAAATAAGTTTTTACGCCGGTATTTTTTTCGATGGTATCTTTAAGTTCTGCATATTTTTCTTTTATTTTGGTTATATCTGTTTTTATTGTTGGGTGGTTTATATGGGGGGTGAATATTACATGGGTTATGTTATTGTGTCTGTATCTGTTTAACTCTTTTAGAGTTTCTTCAAGGGTTCGGGATCCGTCATCTACTGCGGGTAGTAGATGGGTTACTATGTCGATATACATATTTTTCACCCCCTTTTTTTGCCAAAAAATTAAAGTTTGCGAACTTAATGTTGCCATGTGTTAATATTTGTAACTTCTGAAGAAATTATAACATTATTTTTTTATAAAAGTCAAATTTTTATTAAATTTTTATTAAATTTTTATTATGATTTTTTTGTGAGTTTATTGTTATGTTTAACGATGTAGCGGAGGGAGGGAGGGCTCTGCCCTGGACCCATTTATAAAAGCAAAGCTTTTTATTTTTAAAGGTATTAAGTAATTTTTTAACTTGATTGATACTTTAAAGAAGAGAGGAGGAGGGCTCTGCCCTGGACTCATTTTAAATTCAAAACCTTATTTTTAAAAATCATTATTTCTAAAGCACTACCTGAATTTTTTAACTTTTCGGTACTTGTACCGAGAGAGGAAGAGGGCTCCGCCCTGGACCCGCTTTTAAATTCAAAAGATTATTTTGTGGTTGAAACCGTGAAGGATTTGGTGGGGGCTCCGCCCTGGACCCGTTTTAAATTCAAAAACTTTGTTTTTAAAGGTATTAAGTAATTTTTTAACTTGATTGATATTTCAAAGTAGGGGGTGAGGGCTTCGCCCTTGACCCATTTATAAAATCAAAAGATTATTTTGTGGTTGAAACTGCGAACGATGTGGTGAGGGGCTCTGCCCTGGACTCACTTTTAAAATCAAAAGATTATTTTGCAGTTGAAACCGTGAACGATGTGGTGGAGGGCTTCGCCCTGGACCCATTTATAAAATCAAAAATTTATTTATTGTATAACAAGAAAACGTTTTATCTAAAAATCGTTTGTAAAAGCAGCTAATGCTGCCAAAGAGGTGGGAGGAGGGCTCCGCCCTGGACCCATTATAAAAGCAAAGCTTGGTTTTTAAAGGCATTAAATAATTTTTTAACTTGATTGATGCTTTAAAGAAGAGAGGAGGAGGGCTCTGCCCTGGACCCACTTTTAAAATTAAAAGATTATTTTGTGGTTGAAAATGTGAACGATGTGAGGAGGGGCTCCGAGCAGGACCCGTTTTAAATTCAAAAACTTTGTTTTTAAATGTATTAAATAATTTTTAACTTGATTGATACTTTAAAGAAGAGAGGAGGAGGGCTTCGCCCTGGACCCGCTTTAAATTCAAAAGATTATTTTTCGGTTGAAACCGTGAACGATGTGGTGGAGGGCTCCGCCCTGGACCCGTTTTAAATTCAAAAACTTTGTTTTTAAAGGTATTAAGTAATTTTTTAACTTGATTGATACTTTAAAGTAGGGGGAAGAGGGCTTCGCCCTGGACCCATTATAAAAGCAAAGGGCAATTTTATTTATTTTCTTATCGTTGATAACAAATGTATACCATTTTACGGATACTATTAGTGAGAGAGAATATGTAGCTGAGTTGATAGGTATATAAATTTTTATTGTAAAGGAGCTGATGTTTTGAAAGAGATTATTGGGTTGATTCCTGATCTTGTTAGGATGGTTGAGATGCCTGGTAATGGAAAAAAGAAAAAGGAAATTGTAATGCAAGCTGTTAGGGAGTTTTTGAAGTCTATTGGTAAATACTCTCCGATTTTGGATATTGTTATTTCTGTTTTGATTGATGGAGTTGTAGCGTTGTTGTTTCCAAAATCGGGTAGGAAGGAAGACGTAGTAACTCAATAAATTTAGGAGGTGGTATCTATGGCAATGAACTTAACTTCAAGGAAGGCAAAGATCGTTTGGGTAAATTTTGTGGACGGCAAAGAGAAGAAAACTTCTAAATCCTTTGACTTATTCACAGACGTAGAAACAGATATTAAAACTGCTCTTCAAGGATTAGTTAGTCTTTGTGAGAACACTAACGCTGCGTATATCTTCGCAGAAGAGTATCAAATTGTTTAATAACCTTTGAGAAAGTGGATAAAAAATCTATTTAAAGGGGGTTTTTAGTATGAAGAGGTTGCAAATGAAGTTTTATGATCCTGTTGAAAAAAAGAGTAAAACATTGTCGATAGACGGGGTATTAGATACTTTAACTCAAGCTGAAGTAGAACCAGTTATGCAATCGTTGATAGGTGTTTTGGTAAGTGCGGATTCTCAGGTAGATGAAGCAATCATCGTCGAAACAACGACTAATGAAATATTTAATTTGATTGGGTAACATTATAGCCCATGCTCTTGACAGAGCATGGGTTTTTTTGATATAGTATATATTATATTAGTATACGAACGTATAA is a window of Petrotoga sp. 9PWA.NaAc.5.4 DNA encoding:
- a CDS encoding transposase; its protein translation is MKSNIPEMTKASKTILNHIDIIFLDIKTNITTAKIAGINYKLRGFRKRTFGFKALKNFKIIIFIAVGRLNLI
- a CDS encoding glycosyltransferase produces the protein MKEIYVLFYKRNFEKGGGAERRFLRLYNYISKEHENIKINIVTNKENENIIYNFIDKNNSNIECHFIKQKNKYIDWYYFIDFFESNIDNIKNVHIISPNRSSFFLYLYLIKKKINLYLSVTSCEVAQRKFNHSILNRLMYNVLIKKSLKIDWLYDYFEIYWNNRNILNKSNVTPNSFTNYDSLNHLENKENYIVFLGQLIEEKQPLMLLEAINEIKETLINKNWKVYIVGGGKLENKIKKYIHKNNLEDIVLMRYSLNNEELLSKSKVFVSLQKYDNYPSQSLLEAINFENIIVSTNVGNTKLILNENDSFLINNKDELSRCLEKIINDEIIIQAENLLKLKKEVMLKHNMKKAADYLYDFLS
- a CDS encoding glycosyltransferase, whose protein sequence is MQGDFSVLMSIYIKEKAEYLDRALRSILVEQTLKPKEIVIIEDGPITIDLINILDKYKNEYPNIIKSVVLNENKGLGDALNIGLEATSYDIVARMDADDISLPERFEKQYRFFVSNKYDVVGTNILEFETNEDNIVGFKKVPENHSNILKYAKLRNPINHPSVMFNKKAVLESGNYQKINGFEDYYLWVRMLKKGYRFYNIQEPLLKFRTGKETIKRRGGLEYFKDEKAFFKKLLEIEFLNHFQYFTSLSIRFSFRIVPENFRLFVYKKFLREKKE
- a CDS encoding exopolysaccharide biosynthesis polyprenyl glycosylphosphotransferase, whose amino-acid sequence is MKKLIFQFLDIIIIFSFNTFLLELPLPITIISSLIIYLGIYSFRVYETQTMKSYTESLIKTTVGTLISFILILILYFFLNKYFNRYFFLSNLLFTILILPILHKIEYNIYEKSMPIKNYLVIGRKEEIGHIMQEISEKTLNKIVFTQYINPDPITLDEIIKQNKQQTKSQIIHGIVITDPELEKHVKPQIQHYKEEGMEIEYLPNMAEKYLNRIPIEVAQKFKEYYEVIFNNIKEHPSKRFLDITISTIALVILSPIILILSILILLEDGKPVVYKQQRVGLNGEKFTMHKFRSMKNKTDQNEAKFATDEQDRILKIGKIMRPIRLDEILQFYDILIGKMSFVGPRPEQIPLVEEYNGLIPFYWARHKLKPGLTGWAQIMYKYSASLEETKMKLSYDLYYVKNRDIFLDLNIIIKTIEAVIWRRGAV
- a CDS encoding CpsB/CapC family capsule biosynthesis tyrosine phosphatase, yielding MYIDIVTHLLPAVDDGSRTLEETLKELNRYRHNNITHVIFTPHINHPTIKTDITKIKEKYAELKDTIEKNTGVKTYLASQFYVTPKATEFIPYNEKFVFVEFAIDTLPMYAFDSIFNLQLDGYDVVLLHVERYQWLIENKNVVRRLKEMNVLFEMNFERLDTKNAKYYLENHLVNFLATNNHLKKDQNEIDLTLFSKYARITEKAFDILNISTVSP
- a CDS encoding DUF2922 domain-containing protein, translated to MKRLQMKFYDPVEKKSKTLSIDGVLDTLTQAEVEPVMQSLIGVLVSADSQVDEAIIVETTTNEIFNLIG